In a single window of the Sediminicoccus sp. KRV36 genome:
- the glgB gene encoding 1,4-alpha-glucan branching protein GlgB: protein MRASEGDVAALLEARHADPFAVLGPHAAPGGLMLRVLRPGAASVEASFTGITQRLEPRDAQGFFEGFIPGVHPGQAYRLRITEGGTTTETPDPYAFGPGLGPLDDHLLIEGTHHRLYERLGAHLVTHQGVAGVRFAVWAPHARRVSVVGEFNRWDGRWHPMRRRVDSGLWEIFLPGITEGTAYKYELLGSDGALLPLKADPFGFAAEMRPANASVVARVDDFTWTDAAWMAARGKRDARTAPMSIYEVHAPSWKRHLDDRFWNWDELAADLIPYVVDLGFTHIEFMPVMEHPFDGSWGYQPIGMHAVTARLGHPSGLARLINAAHMAGIGVILDWVPAHFPDDAHGLARFDGTALYEHPDPRRGWHPDWQTAIYDFGRKEVQAFLASNALFWLERYHADGLRVDAVSSMIHLDYSRGPGEWAPNEDGGNDNRDAVGFLRRTNAMLAEQAPGALIIAEEATNWTGISAPVSEGGLGFAFKWNMGWMNDTLRYVAKDPLDRRAQHQLMNFGLIYAFKERFILPLSHDEVVHGKGTLGGRMPGDTWQKLANLRAYFGFMWGHPGKKLLFMGQEFAPWAEWTETRELDWWLLQYAPHRGMQALLRELNRLHRAMPALHAADAQPEGFCWIDANDADHSIFTWLRFDAAGGPPIAVLCNFTPLPREAVLIGLPRPGLWREVLNSDALEFGGSGRGNLGQVKAQPSPAFGQPASARVFLPPLSTIYLAPEAWDVRKAAASETIPGKKHA from the coding sequence ATGCGGGCGAGCGAAGGCGATGTGGCGGCCCTGCTGGAAGCGCGCCACGCCGACCCTTTCGCCGTGCTCGGGCCCCATGCCGCCCCCGGCGGCCTCATGCTGCGCGTGCTGCGGCCGGGTGCCGCTTCGGTGGAGGCCTCCTTCACCGGCATCACCCAGCGCCTGGAACCACGCGACGCGCAGGGTTTCTTCGAGGGCTTCATCCCCGGCGTGCATCCGGGCCAGGCCTATCGCCTGCGCATCACCGAAGGCGGCACCACCACCGAAACGCCCGATCCCTACGCCTTCGGCCCCGGCCTCGGCCCGCTCGATGACCACCTGCTGATCGAGGGCACGCATCACCGCCTCTATGAACGGCTCGGCGCGCATCTGGTCACGCATCAGGGTGTCGCGGGCGTGCGCTTTGCCGTCTGGGCGCCGCATGCGCGCCGTGTCTCGGTGGTGGGTGAGTTCAACCGATGGGATGGGCGCTGGCACCCGATGCGCCGGCGCGTGGATTCCGGGCTGTGGGAAATCTTCCTGCCCGGCATCACCGAGGGCACGGCCTATAAATACGAGCTGCTCGGCTCCGATGGCGCGCTGCTGCCACTCAAGGCGGACCCATTCGGCTTCGCCGCCGAAATGCGCCCGGCCAATGCCAGCGTGGTCGCGCGCGTTGACGACTTCACCTGGACGGATGCGGCCTGGATGGCAGCGCGCGGCAAGCGGGATGCCCGCACAGCGCCCATGTCCATCTACGAGGTCCACGCCCCCTCCTGGAAGCGCCACCTGGATGACCGCTTCTGGAACTGGGATGAGCTGGCCGCCGACCTGATCCCCTATGTGGTGGATCTGGGCTTCACGCATATCGAGTTCATGCCGGTCATGGAGCATCCCTTCGATGGCTCCTGGGGGTATCAGCCGATCGGCATGCATGCGGTGACGGCGCGGCTTGGCCACCCCTCGGGCCTCGCGCGCCTCATCAACGCCGCGCATATGGCCGGCATTGGCGTCATCCTCGACTGGGTGCCGGCGCATTTCCCGGATGACGCGCATGGTCTCGCGCGGTTCGACGGCACGGCCCTTTATGAGCATCCGGACCCCAGGCGCGGCTGGCACCCGGATTGGCAGACCGCCATCTATGATTTTGGCCGCAAGGAGGTGCAGGCCTTCCTCGCCTCCAATGCGCTGTTCTGGCTGGAGCGTTACCACGCGGATGGCCTGCGCGTGGATGCCGTCTCCTCGATGATCCATCTCGATTACTCGCGCGGCCCCGGCGAATGGGCGCCCAATGAGGATGGCGGCAATGACAATCGGGATGCCGTGGGGTTCCTGCGGCGCACCAACGCGATGCTGGCCGAACAGGCGCCCGGTGCGCTGATCATCGCCGAGGAAGCGACCAACTGGACCGGCATCTCCGCCCCTGTTTCCGAAGGCGGCCTTGGCTTCGCCTTCAAGTGGAACATGGGCTGGATGAATGACACGCTGCGCTATGTGGCCAAGGACCCGCTCGACCGGCGCGCGCAGCACCAGCTCATGAATTTCGGCCTGATCTATGCCTTCAAGGAGCGCTTCATCCTGCCGCTCAGCCATGATGAGGTGGTGCATGGCAAGGGCACGCTGGGCGGCCGCATGCCGGGCGACACCTGGCAGAAGCTCGCCAATCTGCGGGCGTATTTCGGCTTCATGTGGGGCCATCCGGGCAAGAAGCTGCTCTTCATGGGGCAGGAATTCGCCCCCTGGGCGGAATGGACCGAAACGCGCGAGCTCGATTGGTGGCTGCTGCAATATGCGCCGCATCGGGGGATGCAGGCGCTGCTGCGCGAACTCAACCGGCTGCACCGCGCAATGCCAGCCCTTCACGCGGCCGATGCGCAGCCCGAGGGCTTCTGCTGGATTGACGCGAATGACGCGGACCACTCCATCTTCACCTGGCTGCGCTTTGACGCGGCCGGCGGCCCGCCCATCGCCGTGCTCTGCAACTTCACGCCCCTCCCGCGCGAGGCGGTGCTGATCGGCCTGCCGCGCCCGGGCCTCTGGCGCGAGGTGCTGAACAGCGATGCGCTGGAATTCGGCGGCTCTGGCCGGGGCAATCTCGGCCAGGTGAAGGCCCAGCCCTCCCCTGCCTTCGGGCAGCCGGCCTCGGCGCGCGTTTTCCTGCCGCCGCTCAGCACGATCTATCTGGCGCCGGAGGCCTGGGACGTGCGAAAGGCTGCGGCAAGCGAAACGATCCCCGGGAAGAAACATGCCTGA
- a CDS encoding glycogen/starch/alpha-glucan phosphorylase, which translates to MRDAILRKLTYDLGKSRTGALDRDWFMATALAVRDRVVEPWLNDMRAAYNTGQKQVYYLSLEFLIGRLLRDNISNFGLMSEVKAALASLDVDAFKVAACEPDAALGNGGLGRLAACFMDSLASLSIPAFGYGIRYDHGLFRQVIRQGWQEEYPEDWLQFQNPWEFARPEIAHSIGFGGTVEEVNGEDGEPHHVWKPAETVLAVAYDTPIVGWRGKHVNTLRLWSARAADPLRIDAFNRGDHIGALSDRVRAEAISRLLYPSDDSPEGLELRLRQEFFFSSAALQDLIRRHLRVYGGIQSLPERVAIQLNDTHPAIVVAELMRILLDDHKMPWAEAWRVTQGTISYTNHTLLPEALETWPVPLMERLLPRHMQIIYLINAVHLDNVAAAYPGNMALLSSVSLIEEQHGRKVRMGNLAFVGSHKVNGVSALHSDLLKKTVFHDLNMLFPGRITNKTNGITFRRWLQQCNPCLTELLTETIGAEFLDRADALTALRPFATDAGFQGRFAEVKRTNKEALAKVMREQTGIRVDPAAMFDVQIKRIHEYKRQLLNLLETVALYNEIRAQPHNNWAPRVKIFAGKAAASYHRAKLIIKLAHDIARTINRDPTIRDRLKVVFLPNYNVSLAEVIVPACDLSEQISTAGMEASGTGNMKLALNGGLTIGTLDGANVEILEHVGAENIFIFGLTTEQVAARRREGWRGQDSINLSPRLQQALESISSGVFSSDDPNRYGELVHMLREHDHFLVTADFDAYFDMQRQVEKRWADQAAWQKSAILNTANMGWFSSDRTIAEYAQEIWRVPVPE; encoded by the coding sequence ATGCGCGATGCGATCCTGCGCAAGCTGACCTATGACCTCGGCAAGAGCCGAACCGGCGCGCTGGACCGGGATTGGTTCATGGCAACGGCCCTAGCCGTGCGGGATCGCGTGGTGGAGCCGTGGCTGAATGACATGCGCGCGGCCTACAATACCGGGCAGAAGCAGGTCTATTACCTCTCGCTCGAATTCCTGATCGGCCGGCTGCTGCGGGACAACATCTCCAATTTCGGCCTGATGTCCGAGGTGAAGGCGGCGCTGGCCTCGCTCGATGTGGATGCCTTCAAGGTCGCCGCCTGTGAGCCTGACGCGGCCCTGGGCAATGGCGGCCTCGGCCGTCTCGCCGCCTGCTTCATGGACAGCCTGGCGAGCCTCTCCATCCCCGCCTTCGGCTATGGCATCCGCTATGATCACGGACTGTTCCGCCAGGTCATCCGCCAGGGCTGGCAGGAGGAGTATCCGGAGGATTGGCTGCAATTCCAGAATCCCTGGGAATTCGCCCGCCCCGAAATCGCACACAGCATCGGCTTCGGCGGCACGGTCGAGGAAGTGAATGGCGAGGACGGGGAGCCGCACCACGTCTGGAAGCCCGCCGAAACCGTGCTGGCCGTGGCCTATGACACGCCCATCGTCGGCTGGCGCGGCAAGCATGTGAACACGCTGCGCCTGTGGTCCGCCCGCGCGGCCGATCCCTTGCGCATTGATGCCTTCAACCGCGGGGACCATATCGGCGCCCTCTCCGACCGGGTCCGCGCCGAGGCGATCTCACGCCTGCTCTATCCGTCGGATGACAGCCCCGAGGGGCTGGAATTGCGGCTGCGGCAGGAATTCTTCTTCAGCTCCGCCGCCCTGCAGGATCTCATTCGCCGCCATCTGCGCGTCTATGGCGGCATCCAGTCCCTGCCCGAGCGCGTCGCGATCCAGCTGAATGACACGCATCCGGCCATCGTCGTGGCCGAGCTCATGCGCATCCTGCTCGATGACCACAAGATGCCCTGGGCCGAGGCCTGGCGCGTGACGCAGGGCACCATTTCCTACACCAACCACACCCTGCTGCCCGAGGCGCTGGAGACCTGGCCCGTGCCGCTGATGGAGCGGCTGCTGCCGCGCCACATGCAGATCATCTACCTCATCAACGCAGTCCATCTGGACAATGTTGCCGCGGCTTATCCGGGCAACATGGCGCTGCTCTCCTCCGTCTCGCTGATCGAGGAGCAGCATGGCCGCAAGGTGCGCATGGGCAATCTCGCCTTTGTCGGCTCGCACAAGGTGAATGGCGTCTCGGCGTTGCATTCGGATCTGCTGAAGAAGACCGTCTTCCACGATCTCAACATGCTGTTTCCCGGGCGCATCACGAACAAGACCAACGGCATCACCTTTCGGCGCTGGCTGCAGCAATGCAATCCCTGCCTGACCGAGCTGTTGACCGAAACCATCGGCGCCGAATTCCTCGATCGCGCGGATGCGCTGACGGCGCTGCGCCCCTTCGCCACCGATGCCGGCTTCCAGGGCCGCTTCGCCGAGGTGAAGCGCACCAACAAGGAGGCCCTCGCCAAGGTGATGCGCGAGCAGACCGGCATCCGCGTGGATCCGGCCGCCATGTTCGACGTGCAGATCAAGCGCATCCACGAATACAAGCGCCAGCTGCTGAACCTGCTGGAGACGGTGGCGCTCTACAATGAAATCCGCGCCCAGCCCCACAACAACTGGGCGCCGCGCGTGAAGATCTTCGCCGGCAAGGCGGCGGCGAGCTATCACCGCGCCAAGCTCATCATCAAGCTGGCGCATGACATCGCCCGCACCATCAACCGCGACCCGACGATCCGGGACCGGCTGAAGGTCGTCTTCCTGCCGAATTACAACGTCTCCCTCGCCGAGGTCATCGTCCCCGCCTGCGATCTGTCCGAGCAGATCTCGACCGCCGGCATGGAGGCTTCGGGCACCGGCAACATGAAGCTGGCGCTGAATGGCGGCCTGACCATCGGCACGCTGGATGGCGCCAATGTGGAAATCCTGGAGCATGTGGGGGCCGAGAACATCTTCATCTTCGGCCTGACCACCGAACAGGTGGCGGCACGCCGGCGCGAGGGCTGGCGCGGGCAGGATTCCATCAATCTCTCGCCACGCCTGCAGCAGGCGCTGGAATCCATCTCGTCCGGCGTCTTTTCCTCGGATGATCCGAACCGCTACGGCGAGCTCGTGCACATGCTGCGCGAGCATGACCACTTCCTCGTCACCGCCGATTTCGATGCCTATTTCGACATGCAGCGGCAGGTCGAGAAGCGCTGGGCGGACCAGGCGGCCTGGCAGAAATCCGCGATCCTCAACACGGCCAATATGGGCTGGTTCTCGTCCGATCGCACCATCGCGGAATATGCGCAGGAGATCTGGCGGGTGCCTGTGCCGGAATAG
- a CDS encoding glucose 1-dehydrogenase: MRFDNKAVIITGAANGLGLDAAHGFAREGARVLMVDRDPRGADAAAALAAQGYDVRFRAADVTQDADVRGYVAAAMQAWGRVDCFFNNAGIEGHVRPLIEQEEAMFDAVIAVNVKGVFLGMKHVLPVMLAQGGGAVVNTASTAALVGSAGLGPYVASKHAVLGMTKTAAGEVARGGVRVNALCPGPTDTRMIHSLEDQAAARGANDVAERYKAAIPMGRYCTPAEVTAMVLFLCSDEASGITGGQFQVDGGRTACPGGSAWR, from the coding sequence ATGCGCTTCGACAACAAGGCCGTGATCATCACGGGGGCGGCGAATGGCCTGGGCCTCGATGCCGCGCATGGTTTCGCGAGGGAAGGGGCGCGGGTGCTGATGGTGGATCGTGATCCACGCGGCGCGGATGCGGCGGCGGCCCTTGCTGCGCAAGGGTATGATGTGCGCTTTCGCGCGGCGGATGTGACCCAGGATGCGGATGTGCGCGGCTATGTGGCGGCCGCCATGCAGGCCTGGGGCCGGGTGGATTGCTTTTTCAACAATGCCGGGATCGAGGGCCATGTGCGCCCGCTGATCGAGCAGGAGGAAGCGATGTTCGATGCCGTCATCGCCGTCAATGTGAAGGGCGTGTTCCTGGGCATGAAGCATGTGTTGCCGGTGATGTTGGCGCAGGGCGGTGGGGCTGTGGTGAACACGGCCTCGACCGCCGCATTGGTGGGCTCGGCTGGGCTTGGCCCCTATGTCGCGTCCAAACATGCCGTGCTGGGCATGACCAAGACGGCCGCGGGCGAGGTGGCGCGGGGCGGCGTCCGGGTGAATGCGCTCTGCCCGGGGCCGACCGACACCCGGATGATCCACTCGCTGGAGGACCAGGCCGCCGCGCGCGGTGCGAATGACGTGGCGGAGCGCTACAAGGCCGCGATCCCGATGGGGCGCTACTGCACGCCGGCCGAGGTGACGGCGATGGTGCTGTTCCTGTGCTCGGATGAGGCATCCGGGATCACGGGCGGGCAGTTCCAGGTGGATGGCGGGCGGACGGCCTGCCCGGGCGGGAGTGCCTGGCGGTAG
- the glgC gene encoding glucose-1-phosphate adenylyltransferase, whose amino-acid sequence MPDRAQNAAPNSAPLARTAMAFVLAGGRGSRLMELTDRRAKPAVFFGGKSRIVDFALSNAINSGIRRVAVATQYKAHSLIRHLQRGWNFLRHERNESFDILPASQRVSEQSWYLGTADAVYQNIDIIEDLAPRHIVLLAGDHIYKMDYERMLAQHVDQGADVTVSCMAVPREEAKGFGVMAVDSNAWITDFVEKPADPPGIPDRPELSLASMGIYVFETRFLIEQLKRDAADPDSTHDFGKDIIPYIVKHGRAAAHRFERSCVRSSQEFTPYWRDVGTIDAYWEANIDLTDIVPPLDLFDQEWPIWTYGEVVPPAKFVHDIEGRRGEAISSLVSGGCIISGASARKSLLFTGVHLHSFARLEGAVMLPRVDVGQGARLTKVVVDRNVRIPPGLVVGEDPVEDARRFRRTEKGVCLITQAMLDKLA is encoded by the coding sequence ATGCCTGACCGCGCGCAAAACGCCGCCCCCAATTCCGCTCCCCTGGCTCGCACCGCCATGGCCTTCGTGCTCGCGGGCGGGCGCGGTTCGCGCCTGATGGAATTGACCGACCGCCGCGCCAAGCCCGCGGTGTTTTTCGGCGGCAAGTCGCGCATCGTGGATTTCGCGCTCTCCAACGCCATCAATTCGGGCATTCGCCGCGTCGCCGTCGCCACGCAATACAAGGCGCACAGCCTCATCCGGCATTTGCAGCGCGGCTGGAACTTCCTGCGGCACGAACGCAATGAGAGCTTCGACATTCTGCCGGCGTCGCAGCGCGTCTCCGAGCAGAGCTGGTATCTGGGCACCGCCGACGCCGTCTATCAGAACATTGATATCATCGAGGATCTGGCCCCGCGCCACATCGTCCTGCTGGCCGGCGACCATATCTACAAAATGGATTACGAGCGCATGCTGGCCCAGCATGTGGACCAGGGTGCGGATGTCACCGTCTCCTGCATGGCGGTCCCGCGTGAGGAGGCCAAGGGCTTCGGCGTAATGGCGGTGGACAGCAATGCCTGGATCACCGATTTCGTGGAAAAGCCCGCCGACCCACCCGGCATTCCGGACCGGCCGGAGCTCTCCCTCGCTTCCATGGGCATCTACGTCTTCGAGACGCGCTTCCTGATCGAGCAATTGAAGCGCGACGCGGCGGATCCGGATTCCACCCATGATTTCGGCAAGGACATCATCCCCTATATCGTGAAGCATGGCCGTGCCGCGGCGCATCGCTTCGAGCGTTCCTGCGTGCGCTCCTCCCAGGAATTCACGCCCTATTGGCGCGATGTCGGCACGATTGACGCCTATTGGGAGGCGAATATCGACCTCACCGATATCGTCCCCCCGCTCGACCTGTTCGATCAGGAATGGCCCATCTGGACCTACGGCGAGGTCGTTCCCCCCGCCAAATTCGTGCATGACATCGAGGGCCGGCGGGGCGAGGCAATCTCCTCGCTGGTTTCGGGTGGCTGCATCATCTCGGGTGCTTCTGCGCGCAAGTCGCTGCTCTTCACCGGCGTGCACCTGCACTCCTTCGCCAGGCTGGAAGGGGCGGTCATGCTGCCTCGCGTGGATGTCGGCCAGGGTGCCAGGCTGACCAAGGTCGTGGTCGACCGCAATGTGCGCATCCCGCCCGGCCTCGTGGTGGGCGAGGACCCGGTGGAGGATGCCCGCCGCTTCCGCCGCACCGAAAAGGGCGTCTGCCTGATCACCCAGGCGATGCTCGACAAACTCGCATGA
- a CDS encoding glucose 1-dehydrogenase, translating to MLAGKVALVTGGGSGIGRATALRMAEEGARLLVADRDGEAAARTAAAIHQAGGQARGWAADVTDEAAVAAMVQAALDSFGTLDCAFNNAGVAPAEAQPLAEISAEEWGRVLAVNLTGVFLCMKHEIPAMRGGGAIVNTASIAGRIALPKAGAYVAAKHGVIGLTRAAALDHARDGVRVNAVCPGYVETPLASRSIERRREAILARVPLRRIGTVEEIAEVVVWLCSDHSGFVTGEAIAADGGHTAN from the coding sequence ATGCTCGCCGGCAAGGTGGCGCTGGTGACGGGCGGTGGCTCGGGCATCGGCCGTGCCACCGCGCTGCGCATGGCCGAGGAGGGGGCGCGGCTGCTGGTGGCCGACCGCGATGGGGAAGCGGCGGCGCGCACCGCGGCCGCGATCCATCAAGCGGGTGGGCAGGCGCGCGGCTGGGCCGCCGATGTGACCGATGAGGCCGCGGTGGCGGCCATGGTGCAGGCGGCCCTGGACAGCTTCGGCACGCTGGATTGCGCCTTCAACAATGCCGGCGTGGCCCCGGCCGAGGCGCAGCCCCTCGCTGAGATTTCCGCCGAGGAATGGGGCCGCGTGCTCGCGGTGAACCTGACCGGCGTGTTTCTCTGCATGAAGCACGAAATCCCGGCCATGCGTGGCGGCGGCGCCATCGTGAATACCGCCTCCATCGCCGGGCGCATCGCACTGCCCAAGGCTGGCGCCTATGTCGCGGCCAAGCATGGCGTGATCGGGCTGACACGCGCCGCCGCACTGGACCATGCGCGCGATGGCGTCAGGGTGAATGCCGTCTGCCCGGGCTATGTCGAGACACCGCTGGCCAGCCGCAGCATCGAACGCCGGCGGGAGGCGATCCTGGCGCGCGTGCCGCTGCGGCGCATCGGCACGGTGGAGGAGATTGCGGAGGTGGTCGTCTGGCTCTGCTCTGACCACTCGGGCTTCGTCACGGGCGAGGCGATCGCGGCGGATGGAGGGCATACTGCGAACTGA
- a CDS encoding PfkB family carbohydrate kinase — MQQSSPPLVICLGNVVADHVFRVDDVPQPPAKAQARGYKLAIGGMAANAAIAVARLGGRAAFWGRVGDDPNAGLLTDGLRDEGVDLTGLHVFPGARSPVSAVLVDRFGERAIMGFRGEGLGTDPAWLPLDMLKDARGFLCDPRWPEGAAAALTAAEALDIPTVLDGERSETRLLLDLVPRVRYAIFSAPGLNNFAPGQRIPEALRRAVSEGVTRMAAVTRGEDSTLWLMRGETKPREMKAFRIEARDTTGAGDVFHGAFALGMAEGMEVEAALRLASASGALRARDAATAHRKDVESFIADYKGV, encoded by the coding sequence ATGCAGCAATCCTCCCCGCCTTTGGTCATCTGTCTCGGCAATGTCGTGGCGGATCACGTGTTCCGTGTGGATGACGTGCCGCAACCCCCGGCCAAGGCGCAGGCCCGCGGCTACAAGCTCGCCATCGGCGGCATGGCGGCCAATGCGGCCATCGCCGTCGCGCGGCTGGGCGGCCGTGCCGCCTTCTGGGGCCGCGTCGGCGATGACCCCAATGCCGGGCTGCTGACCGATGGCCTGCGCGATGAGGGCGTTGACCTCACGGGCCTGCATGTCTTCCCCGGTGCCCGCAGCCCCGTCTCCGCCGTGCTGGTGGATCGCTTCGGCGAGCGCGCCATCATGGGCTTCCGCGGCGAGGGCCTGGGCACCGACCCGGCCTGGCTGCCGCTCGACATGCTGAAGGATGCGCGCGGCTTCCTGTGCGACCCGCGCTGGCCTGAAGGCGCGGCCGCGGCCCTCACCGCCGCCGAGGCGCTCGATATCCCCACCGTGCTGGATGGCGAGCGCAGCGAGACGCGCCTGCTGCTCGATCTCGTCCCCCGCGTGCGCTACGCCATCTTCTCCGCCCCAGGCCTCAACAACTTCGCGCCCGGCCAGCGCATTCCCGAAGCCTTGCGCCGCGCCGTCTCCGAGGGCGTCACCCGCATGGCGGCCGTCACGCGGGGTGAGGACAGCACGCTCTGGCTCATGCGCGGCGAGACCAAGCCGCGCGAAATGAAGGCCTTCCGGATCGAGGCGCGGGACACCACCGGGGCCGGCGATGTCTTCCACGGCGCCTTCGCGCTCGGCATGGCCGAGGGGATGGAGGTGGAAGCCGCACTTCGCCTCGCCAGCGCATCCGGCGCCCTGCGCGCGCGTGACGCAGCCACGGCGCACCGCAAGGACGTCGAGAGCTTCATCGCGGATTACAAGGGCGTTTGA
- the glgA gene encoding glycogen synthase GlgA, which yields MRVLAVASEGFPFIKTGGLADVVGALPAALAPEGVAVTTMLPGYPSVMAALGPVQQVESLADLFGAPARLVRAQAAGRDILALDAPHFFARAGSPYLAPGGMDWPDNAMRFAALGRAAAHAAEHLGFDALHAHDWQAGLAPAYLRFAGSAVPTLFTIHNLAFQGQFRADLFGMLGLPAAAFATAGLEYFGQVGYLKSGVWFSDRISTVSPGYAAEIRTPQWGMGLDGLLRGRGRHVSGILNGLDTEEWNPATDPHLPTHYDPTSIAKRALNKAELQARMGLDAEPDAPLFCFIGRLAWQKGVDLILEALPAILNNGAQLAILGSGEAALEERVHGATGAQLGRVGSFIGFDEGLARLCYGGADAILMPSRFEPCGLGQLCALRYGAPPIVARVGGLADTVIDANEMALSAGTGTGLNFAPVSQEMLAAAIERAILLYRDGESWPRIQANAMASDVSWTRSARQYAALFRGMIADRAL from the coding sequence TTGCGCGTCCTCGCTGTTGCGTCGGAGGGGTTTCCCTTCATCAAGACCGGTGGCCTCGCTGATGTGGTGGGCGCGCTGCCGGCGGCCCTCGCCCCGGAGGGGGTTGCCGTCACGACGATGCTGCCGGGCTATCCTTCCGTCATGGCCGCACTCGGCCCGGTGCAGCAGGTGGAGAGCCTTGCGGATTTGTTTGGCGCACCTGCGAGGCTGGTGCGGGCGCAGGCCGCCGGGCGCGATATCCTGGCGCTGGACGCGCCGCATTTCTTCGCCCGTGCCGGCTCGCCCTATCTGGCGCCGGGCGGCATGGACTGGCCGGACAATGCGATGCGCTTCGCGGCTCTCGGCCGGGCGGCGGCGCATGCGGCCGAGCATCTGGGCTTTGATGCGCTGCATGCGCATGACTGGCAGGCGGGGCTCGCGCCGGCCTATCTGCGCTTCGCGGGTTCCGCCGTGCCGACGCTCTTTACCATCCACAACCTCGCTTTCCAGGGGCAGTTCCGGGCCGATCTCTTTGGCATGCTCGGCCTGCCCGCCGCCGCCTTCGCCACCGCCGGCCTCGAATATTTCGGCCAGGTTGGCTACCTGAAATCGGGTGTCTGGTTCAGCGACCGCATCAGCACCGTCTCACCCGGCTACGCGGCCGAAATCCGCACGCCGCAATGGGGCATGGGCCTCGATGGGCTGCTGCGCGGGCGCGGGCGCCATGTCAGCGGCATTCTGAACGGGCTGGACACGGAGGAGTGGAACCCGGCGACGGACCCGCATCTGCCCACGCATTATGACCCCACCTCGATCGCGAAGCGCGCCCTGAACAAGGCCGAGTTGCAGGCGCGCATGGGCCTCGATGCGGAGCCGGACGCGCCGCTCTTCTGCTTCATCGGCCGGCTGGCCTGGCAGAAGGGCGTGGACCTCATCCTCGAAGCCCTGCCCGCCATCCTCAACAACGGTGCGCAGCTCGCCATCCTGGGCAGCGGCGAGGCCGCCCTGGAGGAGCGCGTGCATGGCGCGACAGGCGCGCAGCTGGGCCGTGTGGGCAGCTTCATCGGCTTTGACGAGGGGCTGGCGCGGCTCTGCTATGGCGGCGCCGATGCCATCCTCATGCCCTCCCGCTTCGAGCCCTGCGGCCTGGGCCAGCTTTGCGCGCTGCGCTATGGCGCGCCGCCCATCGTGGCCCGCGTGGGGGGCCTCGCGGACACGGTGATTGACGCGAATGAGATGGCGCTTTCGGCCGGCACCGGCACCGGGCTGAACTTCGCGCCCGTCAGCCAGGAAATGCTGGCCGCCGCGATCGAGCGCGCCATCCTGCTGTATCGGGATGGCGAGAGCTGGCCGCGCATCCAGGCCAATGCCATGGCGAGCGACGTCTCCTGGACGCGCTCCGCCCGGCAATATGCGGCGCTGTTCCGAGGCATGATCGCTGACCGCGCCCTCTGA
- a CDS encoding alpha/beta hydrolase — protein sequence MAAPLHPDCLTILEMVKASGRPRFETMAPWAARAQYAAGRPILQPPSPDVAEARNLRLPNGVAVRLYRPIGSAAGDILPCLIFAHGGGWVFGDLDTHDHLARSLANGAGCAVLAVDYRMAPEHVFPAAVDDVAEAVRFAAREAASLGIDPGRLAVGGDSAGGNLSAVAALMARDGTLPGLRFQLLLYPATDMTATHESYTRFTAGLPLVAGGMHWFRDLYTPEPAQWLDWRASPLRAASLAGTAPAFVLTVGHDPLCDEGRDYAARLEREGVPVTLHHAADIMHGALTMCAIVKPALFLIETAARALREGLRA from the coding sequence ATGGCCGCCCCCCTGCATCCGGATTGCCTGACGATCCTGGAGATGGTGAAGGCCAGTGGCCGCCCGCGTTTCGAGACGATGGCGCCCTGGGCCGCGCGCGCCCAATACGCGGCGGGACGGCCCATCCTGCAGCCGCCATCGCCCGATGTGGCGGAGGCGCGCAACCTGCGGCTGCCCAACGGGGTGGCCGTGCGGCTGTATCGCCCGATCGGCAGCGCGGCTGGCGATATCCTGCCCTGCCTGATCTTCGCGCATGGCGGTGGCTGGGTCTTTGGCGACCTCGACACGCATGACCATCTGGCGCGGAGCCTGGCCAATGGCGCGGGCTGCGCCGTGCTCGCCGTGGATTACCGCATGGCGCCGGAGCATGTGTTTCCCGCCGCGGTGGATGACGTGGCCGAGGCGGTGCGCTTCGCCGCGCGCGAAGCCGCCTCGCTCGGCATTGATCCGGGGCGCCTCGCGGTGGGCGGGGATAGTGCCGGCGGCAATCTCTCGGCCGTGGCGGCGCTGATGGCGCGGGATGGCACGCTGCCAGGCCTGCGTTTCCAGCTACTGCTCTACCCCGCCACCGACATGACGGCGACGCATGAGAGCTACACGCGCTTCACCGCGGGCCTGCCGCTGGTGGCCGGCGGGATGCATTGGTTCCGTGACCTCTACACGCCGGAGCCCGCGCAATGGCTGGACTGGCGAGCCTCACCCTTGCGCGCGGCGTCGCTCGCCGGGACGGCGCCGGCCTTCGTGCTGACGGTGGGGCATGATCCGCTCTGTGATGAGGGCCGCGACTACGCGGCGCGGCTGGAGCGGGAGGGCGTGCCCGTCACACTGCATCACGCGGCCGACATCATGCATGGCGCGCTGACCATGTGCGCCATTGTGAAGCCCGCCCTGTTCCTGATCGAGACCGCCGCGCGGGCGCTGCGTGAGGGGCTGCGCGCGTGA